The genomic DNA CTGGCGGACAAACTGGGCTGCGCTCTGGCGGGCTGCTTCCATCAAGGCTCTCCGAAAACAGACAAGGTGTTGGGGGGAAGCGCCAACCGTGCGGTTCGGGCAGCGCGAATGCGGCTGCACCATGACCTTGACGCAGCCCAAGACCAAGGGGGGCAAACCCGTATCGTGCGGCTGGCAGAGGCAAAAAACGTGACGCCCTCACCAAAAAAAACGGGCCCACAAGGGGCCCGTTCCGTTTTTGAATTGCGGCGGTCTTAGTGATCGACAGCCATTCCAGCGCCACGCGGAATACGCACCGATTCCACGAGATCCTGGATCTCTTTCGGAGGCGCCGCTGTGGCGTTGGAGACCAGATAAGCGGCACCAAAGTTGAACAATGCACCGATCGGGCCGAAGTGGGTGGGCGGAATACCGAACAGGTACTGCGAGGAGTCCAGCATGTTCGTACCGGGCAGGAAGAATATCCCGAGGTAGAGGAACAGGTAGGCACAGGTCGAAATCAGACCTGCAAGCATCCCCGCAATCGCCCCTTGCGAATTCATCCGCTTGGAGAAGATGCCCATCATCAGCGTCGGGAACAGCGTTGCCGCTGCCAGACCGAACGCCAGCGCCACAACCTGGGCTGCAAAGCCCGGAGGGTTGAGACCCAGATAGACAGCCACACAGATCGCCACCGCCATCGATATACGAGCGGCCAACAGTTCGCCCTTCTCTGAAATGTTCGGGTTGAACACCGATTTGATCAGATCGTGCGAGATGGCCGACGAGATGGCGAGCAGCAGACCGGCAGCCGTAGATAGCGCGGCTGCGATACCACCAGCGGCGATCAACGCGATCACCCAGCCTGGCAACTGTGCGATTTCCGGGTTGGCAAGCACGAGAATGTCACGGTTGAAGGTGACCAGCTCGTTGCCTTCCCAGCCTCGCTCGGTTGCGAGCGCCTGCAGGTCGGGGTTGGAGTCGTTGTAGTACTGAATCCGACCGTCACCGTTTTTGTCTTCGACGCCCAGAAGGCCTGTGACCTGCCAGGTTTCGAACCAATCGGGCAGCTCGTCGACCGCAACCGCTTCACCCTCAATACCTGCCGGCCACATGGTGGTGGTGATGTTGAGGCGCGCCATCGCACCCACAGCCGGGGCGGTGAGGTACAAAAGAGCGATGAACACCAGTGCCCAGCCAGCTGACCAACGTGCGTCGGCAACCTTTGGGACGGTGAAGAAGCGGATAATCACGTGCGGCAGACCCGCCGTACCGATCATCAGCGACAAGGTGTACAGCGCCATGAGCCATGGATTGGTCGTCGCGGTGTATTCCCTGAACCCAAGATCGGTGAGTAGCCCATCGAGCGTAATCAACAGATGTTGCCCAGCGCCCTGATTACCTTCGGTGATCGTTGAGAACAGACCAAGACCCGGAATCGGGTTACCGGTCAGGTTCAACGAGATGAAGATCGCCGGAACGGTATAGGCCGTGATAAGCACCACGTACTGCGCCACCTGCGTGTAGGTGATGCCCTTCATGCCGCCAAGAACGGCGTACACGAAGACCACGAAACCCGCAGTGAACAGGCCAGCGGTGATATCGATCTCAAGGAAACGCGAGAAGGCAATGCCCGCACCACGCATCTGACCGATAACGTACGTCACCGAGATCACGATGAGACAGATGACAGCCACAACGCGCGCGGCGTTGGAATAGTAGCGGTCACCAACGAACTCAGGCACCGTGAACTTGCCGAACTTGCGCAGATAAGGTGCAAGCAGCATGGCCATCAGCACGTAGCCGCCGGTCCATCCCATCAGGAACAAAGAGTTGTTGTAGCCAACGAAGGCAATCAGACCCGCCATCGAGATGAATGAAGCGGCAGACATCCAGTCAGCGGCCGTTGCCATCCCGTTGACGACAGGGTTCACACCCCGGCCAGCAGCATAAAACTCGCTGGTGGATGCGGCCTTCGCCCAGATGGCGATACCGAAGTAGAGCGCGAACGATGCGCCCACCACGATAAAGTTGAGAGTTGTTTGATCCATACCAGAGCTCCCCGGACTATTCTTCGTCCACGCCGTGCTCACGGTCGATCGCGTTCATGCGGATAGCATAAAAGAAGATCAGAACCAGGAACACGAGGATGGAGCCCTGCTGGGCGAACCAGAAACCAAGATCGGTGCCGCCGACGGCGATACCGGAAACCAGTGGGCGCAGCAGGATGGCAAAGC from Pseudomonadota bacterium includes the following:
- a CDS encoding sodium:solute symporter family protein; the encoded protein is MDQTTLNFIVVGASFALYFGIAIWAKAASTSEFYAAGRGVNPVVNGMATAADWMSAASFISMAGLIAFVGYNNSLFLMGWTGGYVLMAMLLAPYLRKFGKFTVPEFVGDRYYSNAARVVAVICLIVISVTYVIGQMRGAGIAFSRFLEIDITAGLFTAGFVVFVYAVLGGMKGITYTQVAQYVVLITAYTVPAIFISLNLTGNPIPGLGLFSTITEGNQGAGQHLLITLDGLLTDLGFREYTATTNPWLMALYTLSLMIGTAGLPHVIIRFFTVPKVADARWSAGWALVFIALLYLTAPAVGAMARLNITTTMWPAGIEGEAVAVDELPDWFETWQVTGLLGVEDKNGDGRIQYYNDSNPDLQALATERGWEGNELVTFNRDILVLANPEIAQLPGWVIALIAAGGIAAALSTAAGLLLAISSAISHDLIKSVFNPNISEKGELLAARISMAVAICVAVYLGLNPPGFAAQVVALAFGLAAATLFPTLMMGIFSKRMNSQGAIAGMLAGLISTCAYLFLYLGIFFLPGTNMLDSSQYLFGIPPTHFGPIGALFNFGAAYLVSNATAAPPKEIQDLVESVRIPRGAGMAVDH
- a CDS encoding DUF4212 domain-containing protein, encoding MSDNSDDQGYWKANVRLIWLCLIIWALCSFGFAILLRPLVSGIAVGGTDLGFWFAQQGSILVFLVLIFFYAIRMNAIDREHGVDEE